In Nitrososphaerales archaeon, the sequence AACGTTGTAATTTGTAAAAATAAGTTTATATAGAGAGTCTTAAACTTCTTTAATGGAGTCTTAATTGTCTAATGTCAATAAACCAGCAGAAGGACAGGCTAAGGCTCAAGAAGTAGCTGAAAAAAAGAAGCCAGTAAGGACTTCGCCCCCCAATCATATATTCATAGGGAAGAAATCGCTCATGAGCTATGCGCTATCTTCATTGATTCAGTTGGCACAGAGCGATGAAGTCGTCTTAAAAGCAAGAGGTATGGTCATATCGAGAGCTGTCGATGTGGCCCAGATCGTAACAAAAAGGTTGGGCAATAATGCGTATGAAGTGAAGAGTATCAAGATCGATACAGAGAAGGTAGGGACCGGGGATAACGTTAGAAATGTATCTACGATCGAGATAACGATAGGGCGTAAGTAATCAGCAATAATTGAAGAACGGCTCGAGGAGGATTGTTCAAGAAGAAGTATTAGCTAGCGAGGGGCTTAGTTAGAGGATTGAAGTTTCATCACCTTTAATTACTTTTAATTACCTTAATCATC encodes:
- a CDS encoding DNA-binding protein, encoding MSNVNKPAEGQAKAQEVAEKKKPVRTSPPNHIFIGKKSLMSYALSSLIQLAQSDEVVLKARGMVISRAVDVAQIVTKRLGNNAYEVKSIKIDTEKVGTGDNVRNVSTIEITIGRK